In Quercus robur chromosome 11, dhQueRobu3.1, whole genome shotgun sequence, the sequence CGCCGGACCACAATCACCACCGAGACCCACCAAATCAGCCTGTGAAACCCACTAAATCAGCCCACGAAACCCACCAAATTAGACCCACATCACCACCGTGCCTCATGACTACAATCGCCGAACCACCACTGTGCCTCTTGACCACAATCGCCGGACCATAATCGCTGAACCACCAAGCACAAACAAAAGCACATGAGTgaataaagacaaaaaagagaaatgagaaaggaaagagaagagagCAGAGGCtgagggaaaaagaaagagtcGTTGGGCAATAAACTTAGGCCGCGAGACTGGTGGCTTGTGTTAAGCGTTGAAGCTTCGACCATGGCAGTGGTGATGGTGGCTTGTGTTGAGCTTTGAAGTTCCGGCCATGGAGGTTATGGGTTTGATTTAGAGATGGAGAGATTAGGtgaggagagaagagaaagaggggGAGAGAGGCTTAAGGCTTaatgtttttgctaaaaaaaaaaaaaaatgttgacgTGGTGGGTCAGGATTGGCTGGCGTAAAACACAGGTTTTACACCAACTCCTGACCCAATGTTTTCTCTTAAAtcttttaataaagataattatcaactataaatatcttaatttgattagagGAATTATCACTATCTTGTGGGTCCAAACatagcaattttttattttgctaatGTAATGTCAACTTGGATGACACATGGCACTATTCAATTTgctcttttgcattttatttaattagtttagTGACATATAAATTTAGGATTTGACACTAAATTTTGATATCATAATTTGTAAGCGGCATAAAAAGCCTCTCCCTCGTAGGAGCTGTCTCTCTCGGCGCACGATAGGAGTTCCTGGCTATTGTGTGCCCAAGCCATTTCTGTTGCGTTAGTGAGCTATGCTCCAAAGCGTAGCCTTTATCTACCTCTTTGGTTGGCTGGACTACCCATCTCAACGGGTCACGCACCGCCTATGTGCTCCAGCCTAGAGTGGGTCTTCCGACGCCATAATGGGTCTGCTCTGCCCTGTCTGTGGGTTGTTTTCTTGTGGCCAGCGTTGGTCATTTTTCTACCCCCAAGTGGGGCTAATAGCTGATGTGTTTGGTTCTTCAGCCCGACGACTATTGATACATGCAAGGTAAATCGCTGCTTCTCTGGCCCCTAGCTTTGTTgttgtgggtttggatttttttaagcTATTTGGCTGTGTATTGGGTTTCTATAATAGAAGGGTTAGGCTACTTAATGACTGTGTATTGGTTGTGTATTGGCTGTGTTTTGGGTGTATTGGCTGTGTATTAGCTGGGTATTGGTTTTTGTAATGAGAGCTTTAGGATGGAATTGTAGAGGCATTTACAATGCCTCAACCGTGAGAGCCCTCAAAGCTCAAAATAGAGGTCATAagccaaatatatttttttttgtgtgaaacaaAAGCAAATGAAGAACGTATGGAATATGTAAAGAGAAGGGCGGGTTTTAATGAAAAGGTGGTTATAGAGGCGAAGGGTAGAGCAGGGGGATTATGCTTAATGTGGAGCAAATTGAAGTGGTGGAGTTTAATAAGTATTTGATTGCGGTTAAGATTTTGGACCCTGGTGGAGACTggaatttggttggattttatGGTCCCCCTTATGCAGCCAAGAAGAGAAAGGCTTGGGAGAACCTTTGTGCTTTGTTGGAGTCATTTCAAGAGCCTTGGATTTGCTTCGGGGACTTCAACATTGTTATGGATAGTGAAGAAAAGGATGGGGAAGAGCTGAGTGTTCTATGTCCCCTAATTTTTTGAAGGACATTTTCTTTGAATTAGGAGCAATTGATTTGGGGTTCTCTAGAAGTAGGTTCACCTGGAGGAAAAAGAGATGGGGAAAAAATGTATTAAGGGAGAGGTTGGACAGGGGTATCTCTAGCATGTCCTGGAGATTAGCTTTTCCAAAGGCAACCATTCAACATTTGGGTGCCATAAATTCTGATCACTACCCTATCCTTTTGGACACTCAACCAGCTGATCATTACCTTCCTAGGCCATTTAGATTTGAGGCTGCTTGGACAAGGGATACAAAGTGCTTTGGAATTATTGATGAAGCTTGGAAAGAAGAGGTGGAGGGATCAGATCTCTTAAAATTATGCACGAAACAACTAAACACTCAAATGGCATTAAAGAAGTGGAACAAAGAAGTGTTTGGTCATTGCCAAAGGAGAATAGACGTGCTTCTAACCAAAATCCAAGAGATACAAAAGGAGGATGGCATGGAAGAGAACTGTAGAAAGGAAGCACATCTCCAAACTGAACTGAACGAGTGGCTCCTAAGAAATGAAATTCTCTGGGAACAAAAATCCAGAGAAGTTTGGCTCAAAGAGGGGGACAAGaactcaaaatttttccatCTATCTACCatcataagaagaagaagaaattcaaTAGATGCAATAAGGAATGATTCTGGGGAATGGATCACAAATAGAAGGGAGATTCAGAAGCACTTTGTGGAAAAATTCAAGACCTTATTTAATGAAGAGGAATTGGACTTTCCAGAAAATCTAGATAATCTAATCACCCCATGCAtcattgaagaagaaaatacgGAGTtatgcagaattccaactcagtcTGAGATCAAGAAGGAGCTATTCCAGTTGCAATATCTAAAAGCCCCAGGACCTGACGACTTTTCTGCTCTATTCTACAAAAAATATTGGGCAATTGTGGGGGAGTCCGTTACAAGAGCTGTCACATCTTTCTTTCAAGCAGGGAGAATGCTAGATGAGGTAAATAACTCTTTTATTGTTCTTATTCCTAAATTACAAAGCCCTACGTCATTTAATCACTATAGACCTATTAGTTTATGTAATGTCGTGTATAAAATCATTACTAAACTGCTAGTGTCTAGATTGAGGAATATTTTGCATAAGCTTATCTCCCCCACACAAGCAGCATTTATTCCAGGAAGATGGATTGCCGAGAACCAGGTTATTGTCCATGAAATGCTACATAGTTTTAAGACAAGGAAAGTTAAATCTAGGTTAATGGCTATCAAAATTGACCTTCAAAAGGCTTATGACAGAGTGAATTGGAACTTCCTCCTAGTAGTACTCAAGAACTTTAGGTTTGATGGAAAATTTGTGAGTTGGATACTTGAATGTGTATCAACAGTATCCTTTGAGTTACTAAAATGGGGGAAAGACAGGACAATTTAGACCTAAAAGAGGGTTAAGGCAAGGGGACCCTTTATCCCCTTACCTTTTCATATTATGCCAAGAAGTCCTTTCAAGAATTTTGGAGAAAGATTTTATGGAGAAGAATATTAGTGGGGTTAAGGCTAGTATTGGCAGCACTCCCATCACACATGTAATGTACGCGGATGATATTGTTTTATTCTCAAAAGCATGCAGAAGGGAAGCTAATGCCACTAATGAATGCCTGGAAAAATATTGTAGGTGGTCTGGACAAATGCTTAACAGAGCAAAATCAGGGATTATTTTCTCCAAGCTCACCCACCAGCAAACTCGCAGGGGCATAAAGCATATTCTACAGATGAAAAGTCTTAAAACAGACTCTGTTTACTTGGGGGCTCCTTTATTCCTTACTAAGGTTCTAGCAAAGGACTTTAAGTTCTTACAAGAGAGATTGGAAGCCAAACTGAATGGGTGGAGAAGTAAAACTTTATCATAGGCGAGAAGATCCACCCTAATTAAAACGGTGGCCCAAGCGTTACCTACATACACAATGTCTACCTTTGACATCCCCACTAAAGTGTGTGACAAGTTAGATGCTTTGACTAGGAAATTTTGGTGGAatccaaaaaacccaaatgGAAGGTAATTTGGCTTAGGTGGCTTGGGAAAAACTTTGTCTACCTAAAGGAAGTAGAGGGATGGGATTCAGAAAGAGCAGGGATTTTAATAAAGCTCTTTTGGCTAAGCTTGCTTGGATGATTGCTTCAAATAGGGATAGCTTGTGTATGAACCTTCTAAGAAGCAAATACAAGGTAAGGAAGAATTGGATCCAAAGTGAACCTTCTAAAAATGCTTCCCCAACTTGGAAAGCTATTGAGAAAACCAAACCCCTTATTGCTAAGGGTGCTTGTTACCTTGTTGGAAATGGTACTTCAATTAATATATGGGAGGACCCATGGATCCCATGGCTAGATGGGTTTAAACCAACTCCAAAGGATGACTCAATTCTACGAAACCCTTTGATGGTATCAAACTTGATATCTACTGAGGACCATTGCTGGAATCTACCTCTGCTTAATGAGCTGTTTAATTCTGAGTCAATTGAAGCCATCAAAAAAACTCATATCCCTTTGAGAAGCAGAGCTGATAAACTTATCTGGGTCCTGGACAGCAAAGAGGCATTTTCTATGAAATCTGTTTATGAGGCCAACCAAGACCCTCCTTGTGGAAGCTCCACAGTTCAGTGGCAAAAGATATGGAAGATCAAAGCtcataacaaaatcaaaatgcttCTATGGAGAATTGGGTCCAATGTTCTACCAACCAAAAACAACCTGGCATTAAGAATAGGGACATCTGATCCAAACTGTGTGCTTTGTGGCAGTGAACCTAAAACAACAACTCATTTATTCTTTCATTGCCAAGTAGCTAGGGCCATATGGTTTAGACGTAGTTGGGGCATAAGAACTGACAAAATGAGTATTGCATCAAACGAGGACATCCTCAAAATAGTCTTGAATTTGGATGAGCTGAGTACTCTTCAAATGGCAGTCACCATGGAGGCTGTCTGGCACCTCAGGAATCAGGTTCGACATAATGGCAGTGAAATGAACATTATCTCTACCATATGCAATGCAGAAAATAGAGTAAAGGAATATCTTATGGCTTTGGACCATGAGCATGACAAAGATAGAAGTGAGGAATTAACTTCATGGATGCCCCCTCCAAGAAACTATATAAAACTAAATGTGGATGCTGCTATCTCACAGGCTTTCACCTCCTTAGCTGTGATAGCAAGAAATGAGTCTGGCGAGGTGTTAAAGGTATGGACTAAAATTCATGATTTATGTTCTCCTACTCAAGCTGAAGCAGCTGCAATTCAGTGGGCTCTAAAGTTGGCTATCGATGAAAACTGGAGCAACATCGTTGTGGAGGGAGACTCAAAAATATGTTTAGATGCCCTATCCAAAGCTGAAGAACCATCCGATTGGTCCATTTCCTCTATCACTTGGGATATTGCTATTTTGAgtgtattttttgataattgtaAGTTTTGCTGGGTTAAGAGATCTTTGAACTCAGCAGCTCACTCAGCTGCTAAATGTTGTTGCTCTTAAGGCAGGCTTCTTGTGTAATAACTATGATTTGCCTCCCCATACCTTGAAAGCTTGTAGGCAAGATTGGGGTACCTTTTGTATTTCTTCTTAGTTTAATAAATTggttgtttatcaaaaaaaaaaaaaaaaagatataataagttgttttttttttctttttttttttttttaactttcttacAGCACGTACTAGGACGATCCTCAACACTGCTTACCTCTAGAATTGTTTTTTTCTAAAGAATCTCCAACAAAATGGATtctcatcaaaatatattattcttgtaattaagtttattttgttgtaaatTATGTATGTCTGAAGAAGTGGgtctatgtatatataatagttAACTTGTTGATAAATGCAGGAATACCCAGAGTAGAATAAGATAATGAAGACATGGTTTATAGCAGATCACATATTATATATAGTCACCTTAGTTTTAATTCATTCAATTACAGGATGGTGAAGCCTTTCAATAAAATAGCGCGTcattcatacatatatacatatatacatatacataggccaaaatggcccattagcattaatttttgaaatatttagcaacagagtactgtttcggaaataattagggaaataccactttttctggtactcgagcatggtgagctcgagtaccatcttttcattggtcaaacatcttctccaaaaaaaaaacgccgctatagggcccgaaaacgtcactatagggcttaaaaacgccactataggacctcttgaacctgttatggggacttataaaaaaaattttgcaggaaaacgccgctatagggcccaaaaacgtcactatagggcttaaaaacgccactatagggccctttgaacctgttatgggacttataaaaaaaattttgtaggaAAACACCGCTATAGGgacaaaaacgtcactatagggcttaaaaacgccactatagggctccttgaacctgttatggggacttataaaaaaaattttgcaggaaaacgtcactatagggccccttgaacctggtatgggggcttaaaaacgccgctatagggcccgaaaacgtcactatagggcttaaaaacgccactatagggctccttgaatatggggcgacggtggattaaaaaaacatggtactcgagctcaccaagctcgagtaccagaaaaagtggtatttccctaattatttccgaaacagtgctctgttgctaaatatttcaaaaattaatgctaatgggccattttggcccatatacatatatatatatatatatatatatataaaagtctTTTGATCATGTGTATtacaaaatcaatttaaaattttattaattgtcCTATTTTGGGCCAGCTGGGATTCTTTTCAAATAATCTGAACAAGGTCATCAAGAGGCTTATCCATTACTTTATGCTTTCTTTATTATGATtgtagtgtgttttttttttttttttttttttttggtttcgtTACCTAGTTGCTACACTTGAATTTAGCCAGAAAGCCTAAAAAGTTATGACATCTAATGCAAAAGTATAAAGGTTAACATGAGTACTGGAAGAAAAGGGCTCCTAGAAAATCTTCTTCATAAGTTAAAGACACTTTCTCTTTTTcgttccttttatttatttatttattttattttcaactcAAAGCATTAGAGTATTAGAGAATCCTGGCGTCTCGCAAGGGTCTCATGCATTCACATAAGCAAGGTTATGAAACCCGGACCGGACCGCACGGTCCGACCGAAAAAACCTCAAACCGTTCATCTTTGCGGTTCTTTTAGTCTCAAGAACCGTTTTATGCGAAAAAAACAGGgactttttgtttgaaaatattcACTGAAAACTTGTCGGAAGTTTTGAATCTTTCATCGTCGATGGGTCATCTTGTTCGCTAGAAGCCGAAAGTAGCAGATCTTGTTCGCTAAATTGATGTTTTGGGGGAGATTTTGCTCGGATCTTGTTCGCAGACGATGCagctccttcttcttctctgtttcttcaCTGCTTCTTCAGTTCTTCTTTCGTTCTTCATGGTCTCCTTCCTTCAGTTTAAAGCAGATGACTtctttcaactttatttttgctttttagtCTGGTGAGCCTAGCACGTGTGACATGACAAAGCCTTGGAAAATTTCCATCTCATTCTGACTCATTGCCCCTCCCAACATGATATGACGGAGAAGTGAATGAGcctaatttaatattaatatatgattgtttttgaaagtttCTGGCTCATTGCCGTGTGAGCCTAGCACGGGTGACATGATGGAGAAGTGGATGAGGacaaaaatgagtttgaaaGTGGATGAGCCTAGCACGGGTGACATGAGACGTGATGGACAAAAATGAGTTTCTGACTCATTGCTCCTCCCAACatgaatattaatattattattatttttttactattaagttGGATTTTGaaacattataataaaattagtgatataaaaatgcatttaaaaaagtatttatttagattattttagtcaaattttcaatttttactaattcaatatttttatttttatttaaaataattattaaaataattatgacGTCATTACGGTTTGAtccggttcgacctcggttcgatcttaaaaaccttaaatctctcttttttacggttcaatgaacggtccgagTCTGAAAACCTTGCACATAAGGAGAAACATAATTTCCTGCCTAATTTATCCCCTGAAACGAGGAACACTTTTTAATTATAAGAAGAGTAACACTCGCTGAAAGTGTTACTCCATTCCCTTCATATCAAAGTGATGCCAATTTAGGATTAAAAGCAACAGaagcaaaaaagtaaaatcataaaataaataaatgatccAAACTAAAAGGCCTCAGATTGGCTTGGCTTTTCAAGGAACCATGTGAAAGATGACTTATGAAGGATTTAATATATGCTCTTCTTTAACATCTATAAAAGGGGGCAATGGGCCAATGGCAATTACAACCCAACTCATATAGTACCATAATAGCAAGCCAAACTTCAAATTCCATGGCACAAACTATGAAAACTCTTCTTGTGCCAATTCTTCTCCTAATGCTAATGGCAATAGTAGAGGCAACTCCTCCAGGTGTAGCCAAGAGCCTGAGCTATGCAAGATGCTCGATAAAGAAGTACAAGTATTGCTCTAATCTGAAGCTTGTATGCCCCAAATCTTGCCCTCACCAATGCACGGTGGACTGTGTCTCTTGTAAATCAATATGTGTTGGTTACAAAAGCCCTCCTCCACCTCAAACTCCAACCCATTCACCTCCATCATATTCTCCTCCTTCACCTCCTACAAAAACTCCCACACCTCCAACTGCTTCTACTCCACCCCCATCTCCCCCACCTCCTACTACAACCCCACCTCCATCACCTCCTGCAACAACTCCCACACCTCCAACTACTTCTACTCCACCCCCATCTCCTCCAACTTCCTCGCCATCACCACCACCTCCTGCTCCCACAACTCCCACCCCTCCAACTACTTCCTCTCCACCTCCCTCTATTCCAAGTTCTCCAACACCACCTAGTCCTACCCCGCCTTCACCATCACCTCCACCATCAACACCTTCTCCAACACCTCCTGCTGCAACTCCTCCTTCATTTCCTACCCCATCTCCGCCGATTTCCTCCTCACCTCCACCAACTCCAAAGACTGTCAAATGCAAGAATAAGAAATACCCTCAGTGTTACAATATGGAGCAAGTATGTCCCAGCTCATGCCCTGGTGGATGTGAGGTTGATTGTGTCACTTGCAAGCCTGTTTGCAGTAAGTCTATTCATTAATACACTTTCCACTATATATTTCACACCCAATCAAGCAAAATTTGGCTATACAATTAAGTTtgccatgctttttttttttcaacattttcgACTTATTTAGCTTAGGTACAACTTTCTAAAACTATAGCATTTCAAggtgtaattatatttttattcaaagatttttataagtttatattgcTAATACAATGTATAGCAAAGTTTTCTGTTGTTCAATTTACATTGTAGGCACACAAACTTACATTGTAAACTTATATTGTAGGCACACAaaatgtgtacaatattgtacattttttacaaatgtgtataatattgtacaaattttgtgtttacaatgtaaatttacattgctAAGATAATGtaacttaaaaattttcctttaatttgttcaatttatattttttaagcccaataggcaaaaaatataaataaaaagagtttaTCTTACataataagattttttattttttatcattcagGTGTGAATAGTTCATAACTATAAAAGAGTTTTCTTTTGCGCATAAAGTATTATTTTTTCGTGTTTTATTTGTAAAATCATTGTTTCCtcacaaattttggaaaatatatataatgtctTTTAAAGTGATTTAGTGTAAGagtgtaatatatataaagatagaTTCAAGTTACAGCTATTTATAGCCGTATGGTTATGATTCCTCCACATGTTAAATGATAGGGTGTGATAGGCCAGGAGCAGTGTGTCAAGATCCTCGATTCATAGGTGGTGATGGCATCACCTATCAGATAATTTGGGAAAATACTTCTTGATATTATTGAAAGAATCAGGTTTTACAAACTTATATACAATACAGAGTAAGGGAAAACTACGTAACTAACACTTGACTAACAAAACTATGCACGTGTGAACAGAAAAATAACTAAGCAGCTCACGTGAGGAAACTAACACTATCAAATACAATGCTACAAGTAGTTTTAGTCCTTAAGCTACTAGCCATTTACTCTGTTCTGTAATTCTGCAGCTTCACTTGTTCTAGCTTCTGTCAAGGCATGATTTAATCCTTGCTTCTCACACTTTTGCTCCATATtctgatactccccctcaaggGAAACTGCAGAATGTATATTAACCATTCCCATCTTACAAATCAAATTAGAGAATTGATTAAATCCTAATGCTTTAGTGAGCAAATCAGCTAGCTGACAGTGTGTTCTCACATGAATTAACTTGATAACTTTCTCAAGCATCTTGTCCCTTACTACATGACAATCTATCTCAATATGTTTCGTCCTTTCATGAAAAACTGGATTCGAGCCAATATGCAACGCAGCCTGATTGTCACAGAACAATAAGGCCTCCCTTTTATGTTCAATCCCAATATCTCTAAGGAAATACAATATCCAAACAATTTCATAAGTAGCTACAGCCATAGCTcgatattctgcttctgcagagGATCTGGAAACTGTGCATTGTTTCTTGGACTTCCATGACACTAGAGAATCTCCAATGAACACAC encodes:
- the LOC126706205 gene encoding uncharacterized protein LOC126706205, coding for MAQTMKTLLVPILLLMLMAIVEATPPGVAKSLSYARCSIKKYKYCSNLKLVCPKSCPHQCTVDCVSCKSICVGYKSPPPPQTPTHSPPSYSPPSPPTKTPTPPTASTPPPSPPPPTTTPPPSPPATTPTPPTTSTPPPSPPTSSPSPPPPAPTTPTPPTTSSPPPSIPSSPTPPSPTPPSPSPPPSTPSPTPPAATPPSFPTPSPPISSSPPPTPKTVKCKNKKYPQCYNMEQVCPSSCPGGCEVDCVTCKPVCRCDRPGAVCQDPRFIGGDGITFYFHGKKDHDFCLLSDSNLHINAHFIGKRNQNMKRDFTWVQSIAILFDKHQLFIGAQKTATWKDSIDRLTLTFDNEPITLTEVEGATWQSTSSPSVFVNRLADTNNVMVEVEGSLRITAEVVPITKEDSRIHNYGITNEDSFAHLDLGFKFFTLSNEVSGVLGQTYRPDYVSRVNIGATMPVIGGDKNFETSNLFATDCAVARFGGSDGEASLESLELPSLSCASGIDGLGVVCKR